GGCTTGCCGGAGCCGGCCGGCCGGCCTGCGGGCGCTCCGGCGACGAGCTTCCCAGGGGCGGCGGGTGGCTCGGCGGCCGGAGTGCCGGGAGCGGTCTTGCCGGGCCTGGCCGAACCGGAGGCGCCTGGCTTGCCTTCACCGGGAGCGCCTGACGTGCCGGAAACGGGTGTGCCGGGTTTGCCGGGGGCGGGTGCGCCCGCCGCGTCCTGCGCGGGGGCGCCGTTGGTGTCGGAAGCCGGGCGTGTTCGTCGCGAGGGGCGCCGTTTCCTGCCTTCCGGCGCGGTGTCTACCCCATCGCGATTGCTCACACCTGGCTCCTTACACGCCTACCAGGCAAAACCCACGTTTTGCCCCCCGATCGGCACAAGATTGCCAGGATTCTAGTCCCCATACCTGGACAACAGAGACATGTGCCCAACCTGAGATGAATGCCACGGGTCCATCAGGAGACCGTTGAAGAGGGCGCCAGCCACGTGTTGCACTGGTACGCCTTGTTCCTCTCCCACCCCTGGCGGAACCACCTGCCGCTGTTGACCGGCTTGCCGTGGTCGCGCGGATAGCCCGGATGGTCGCCCACCTGACTGAAGAACCAGAACAGCCGGCCACGGCTGGCCGTGTTGACCGGGTACGTCGCCGCCACCGACCGCATCCACATCGCGCCGAAGCAGTTGGCCTGCAACTCCAGCCGCCGGCTGAGCGCGAGCTTACCGCTCTGGCTGGAGGAGTCGAGCGTCGCCGACCACCAGGAGTTCATCAGGCCCGTGAGGTTCTGCACGTGGTGGCCGTACTCGTGGGCCATCATGCCGATGATGCCGCCGTGCCAGGTGATGATCTGGCCGTAGCCGGCGGCGTTGCCGCGGCCCCTGGCCATGGCCGAGGTGGAGGCGTAGATGGTGTTGTTGCGCGGGCAGTAGTACGGCACCGTGCTGCCCGGCGACGGGTAGTCGCCGCAGGCGCCCCTGCCGCCCTGGGCGGCGATGGCGTACCTGGGCGGGCTGAAGTCGAAGCCCTGCTTCTCCAGCACCGGCTTCCAGGCCCGGTCCATGCACTTGCCGGTCTTGACGATCAGCGCCTTGAGCTGGCTGTGGTTGAAGATGCTGGCGTTGCCGGCCGGGCAGTTCAGCCTCGGCAGCACCCCGGCCCGGTAGACGCTGTTGTTCTTCAGGCTCGTGTTGACCTGGACCTGGGCGGGCGGCGTCACGTCGGTGGACGGCTCCTCGGTCGGGGTCGGCTCCTGGCTGCGCGACGGGGTGGGCTCCTCGTCCTCGGTGGGCCTGGCCGAGGGGTCGGTGGACGGCTCCTCCGACGGCTCGTACGTCGGGACCGCCACCGGCGTCGAGGTGTCGGAGCTGGACGAGGCCGACAACATCACCGCCCCGATGACGATCAGCACGAACAGCGCCGCCAGCGAGCCGAACACGGCCCCGAGCACGCCGAGCGCGCCCATCCCCGACTTCCTGGGCGGCGGCGGGCGGTGCCACTGCTGCGGCGGCATGGGCGGCGGCATCGGCGGCGGCGGGGGAGGAGGCGGCGCCTGCCGGTACGGCTGCTGCGCGTACTGCTGGCCGTACTGCTGCCCGCCGTAGGGCTGCTGCCCGTACGGCGGCGGCGGGTACGGCGGCTGCCCCTGCGGCTGGGTCGGCTGCTGCTGGTACGGATTCCCCTGGGGCGGCGCTGAAGGCGGCGGGGGCGGCGGGGGAGGGGGCGGCGGCGGGTAGGCTCCGCCCTGCGGCTGCGGCTGCCGGTATCCCGGCGGCGGCCACGGCAACGAGGGGGGCCGCTGAGGCTGTCCTGGCCCTTGTGGCGGGGGTGGATATTGCCCGTTCCCTGTCACCGTGTCTCCCCGTTTGCCCCGTCGTCCGAAATGCAGGCATTCGCCGTGCGACCTGTCGGACCCTTGCCAAATTTGGGGCAAAAGCATACTGATTTATCACCCGTCACGGATGTAGCAGTGCTCGGTTACAGTCCGAAATCATTCGAGGTGATCTCCGCTATCTCCCGGTCCGGGCGGCGGGCGTTGTCCTAGCTTCATGTGCATGAATCTCCAGCAGCTCCGCTATGTGGTCGCGACTGCGGAGCACCGCACCATGACCGACGCGGCCAGGTCGCTCTACATCGCGCAGCCTGCGCTTTCCCGCGCGATCCGCGATCTCGAGCGCGAGCTCGGCATGACGTTGTTCGCCCGTTCCGGACGCGGGGTGGTCGTCACCGCGCAGGGACGCCGGGTGGTCAAGCTGGCGAGGGAGGCACTCGACGCGGTTCACGAGATCGAGGGCCTGGCCAACCAGACGACACCCACCGACGCGGAGCTCCGCATCGCGTCCACCCCCAGCCTCGAACCCGGTCTCGCTGGGCGGCTGCTGCCCGCCTACGCGGCCGAGCATCCAGGCGTACGCGTGCACATCGTGCGCTGCGACGGCAGAGACGGCGTCGTCAGCGCCATCAGGGACCAGCGGGCCGACCTCGGCCTCACGGACCTGCCCGTGCCGACCGATCTCATCACCCACCCCCTCGAACGCCAGGAGATCGTCCTGATCTCCCCGCCCGGGCTCGACCTGCCGAACCCGGTCCCGATGGGCAAGCTGCACGGCATGCGCCTGGCGCTGCCCGCGCGCGGCAGTATGCGGCGCAGGGAGCTCGACGCGATGTTCGGCAAGTACGCGGTCACCCCGGTGGTCGTGCTCGAGACCGACGAACGCAACGGCTGGCTCAACGCCGTCCGCGCAGGGCAGGCGTCGCTGCTGTGGTACCGCGGCATGGCCGAGCAGGCCGGGCGCGCGGGCCTGGTGGTGCGCTCGCTCGAACCCGCGGTGCGACGCGTCATCGCCGTCGTGCACGCCCGCCGCCGGCTGCCGCTGATCGCCCAGGACTTCCTGGCCACAGCGGAGAAGGGAACCGCCGCCTGACGTCTTCGGGAACGATCCATTTCCCGTCTCGCCGCGCCTGACGGAGCACGAGACGGCAGCAGCCACGTGGGGCCCGGCATCGGCGCCGCGCCCCTGATGGCCGCCGGGACGACCCCTCCGTCCTAGCCCGAGCTGCGCAACACCTCCCTGGATCCCGCCGGCGTGCCCCTGCCTGACACGCCGTCCGGCCCGGCCGCCACACCCGCGGGTGTGACCCTGGCGATGAGTGTCCTGGCGCCGTCGCGTACGACGCGGTGCGGCGCCCCTGTCAGGTCGCGCTGCGGCAGCCGGCCGGCGCTCTCCAGCACCGTCAGCCGGCCGGTGATCTCAAGCACCAGCAGCCGGCCGCGCCGGTCGGAGGCGATCACTGTCATGGCGCTCCGCGGGGCGGCACCCGTTCCCCAGCCTGATCCGGCCGCGGCGCGGACCGGACCCGCCGCGAGGGCGGCGGCCGGGACGACGCGGCCGTGAGGCCGGGTGCGCACTGGACGCATGTCCCGTGCGTAACACGGCGGGCGCCCGGTGACCAGAGTCCCGTCCCCAAGGTGACAGGAATGGTCTAGCTGGTCACCCCGCCACGGGCAGCCGGACGACGGCCCGCAGGCCAGGCTCCGCGTCCTCCAGGACCACCGTGCCCCCGTGCGCCCGCACGGTCTCGCGGACGATGGCCAGCCCCAGGCCGGCGCCGCCCTCGTCCCTGCTGCGGCCGGAGTCCAGCCTGGTGAAGCGGTTGAAGACGCGCTCGCGGTCCTGCTCGGGGATGCCGGGCCCGTCGTCGGTGACGGTGAGCACGCCGTCGGCGGTCAGCGCCACCTCGACCTTGGAGGCGGTGTGCCGCACCGCGTTGTCCATCAGGTTCGTCAGCACCCGGCTCAGGTCCAGCGCGTCGCCGCGGACCACGACCGGGTCGCACACGGTCAGCCGCGCCTCGGCGTAGCGGTCCACCGTCTGCCGCACCACCTCGTCCAGATCGACCGGCTCGCGCCGCGCGGGCACGCCGCCGCGCTCGTCCAGCCTGGCCAGCGCGAGCAGGTCCTCGGCCAGCCGGGACAGCCGCATCGTGTCCTCCAGCACGCCCTCGGCCGTCTCCTGCCAGTGCTGGCCGTCAGGGTGCCCGAGCGCCACTTCGAGCTGCAGCCGGATGCTGGCCAGCGGGCTGCGCAGCTCGTGCGCGGCGTCGGAGACGAGCGCGCGCTGGCGCTGCTCTGCCTCCTCCAGGCGGGCCAGCATGTCGTTCAGCGTGGTGGCCAGCGAGTGCACCTCGTCGCGCGACTGCGGCACCGGCAGCCGGCGCGACCTGGCGGTGTGGGTGATGTCGGCCGCGCCCCTGCGCAGCGCCGCGATCGGCCGCAGCGTGCGGCCGATCATCAGCCAGCTCGCCACCGCCAGCAGCACGACCAGCGCCGGCGTGCCGATCAGCAGCACCCGCCCGGACGTGACCAGGCTGGTCTGGATCTCGCTGATGGGCCGCGCCGCCACCACCGTCTGCCCGTGGTCCGCCCTGAGCACGACGACCCGCAGGAACCCCGGGATCGCGTACGGCCGGCCGTCCAGCAGCGTCGCCTGCCCGCTCCTCAGCACCCGCGACCTGGCCCGGGCGTCGAGCAGCGGCACCAGCCGGTCGGCGCCGTACGTGACGTGCGTGATCCGCCCCCGCGCGTCGATGACCTGCACGATCGTGCCGTCGTGCGTGCTGATCGGGCTGGTCAGCGTGCCCGCGTCGGCCGCCACGCGCACCGCCTGGGCCTGCGCCCTGGTGGACTCGTCCACGGTGTCCATCAGCGCCCGCTCCAGCACGGTCACCAGCACCGTGGCCGACAGCGCCAGCGCCAGCGCGAGCACCGCGGCCGCAGCCGCCGTGAGCCGGAAGCGCAGGCCCTGCCGCCGCCACCAGACCAGCGGTGACTCAGCCACCGTCGCCCGCCAGCCGGTAGCCGGCGCCGCGCACGGTCTGCAGCGCGTTCCTGCCGAACGGGGCGTCGATCTTGCGGCGCAGGTAGCCGACGTACACCTCGACCACGTTCGGGTCGGTGTCGAAGGTGTCCCACACGTGCTCCAGGATCTCCGACTTCGAGACCACCTCGTCCCGCCGCCGCATCAGGTACTCCAGCAGCGCGAACTCCCGGGGCGTCAGCTCGATCGGGCTCTGCCCGCGCTCGACCCTGCGCCTGGCCGGGTCCAGCGACAGGTCGCCCGCCAGCAGAACCGACGGCCGCCGCCCCGCGTCGCGCCGCATCAGCGCCCGCAGCCTGGCCACCAGCACCACGTACGAGAACGGCTTGGTCAGGTAGTCGTCGGCCCCCAGGTCCAGCCCGTCGGCCATGTCGTACTCGCCGTCCTTGGCCGAGAGCATCAGGATCGGCACCCAGTTCTCCTCGGCCCGCAACTGCTTGCACACGTTGTAGCCGGACAGCCTGGGCAGCATGATGTCGAGCACCACGACGTCGTAGTCGCCCTGCCTGGCGGCGTGCAGCCCCTCCTCGCCGTCGTGCGCGAGATCCACGGCGAACCCCTCCGCCTGCAGCCCGCGCTGCAGCGCGGCCGCCATCCGCCGCTCGTCCTCGACGACAAGTACTCTCATACGGCAATTCTCCTGTTCCCGCGCTGAGACAACGCTGAGAAGCCTGAGAGTCGTCTCAGTCTGTCTCAGGGTTGCCACAGGAAGCATGACGCAGGCTCTGGGCATCGACATACCGTTAAGGAGTGAGATGCGTAGAGGCACGTTCGTGAGGTGGGGAGTGCCGATCGCGGCGGCTGCCGTGATCGGAGCCGCGATCGGCGCCGGCCCCGTCATCGCCGCGGTGAGCGGCGACCCCGTGCTGCCCGAGCGGTCGGCCGAGCAGTTGCTCGCCGACGCCGTGGCGGCCACCAGCAAGGCGGGGGGAGTCCCGCCGATGTCGGGCACCGTGCAGCAGACCGCCTCGCTCGGTCTGCCGGCGCTGCCGCAGACCGGCGGTGCGGTCTCGCCGCTCAGCCTGCTGTCCGGCTCGCACGAGGTGAAGGTCTGGTACGGCGCCGCCGACAAGGTGCGCGTGGCCATGCCGACCCAGCTCAACGAGACCAACCTGATCCTGAACGGCGGCCAGGCCTGGTACTGGGACAGCGCCACCAACACCGCCACCAAGCTGACCATCAAGCAGGGCAGCGGCGGCCCGGCCCAGGCCACGCCGCTGCCGCGGGAGACCGAGCTGACGCCGCAGCAGCTCGCCTCGCGGCTGCTGGCCGGCGCCGACGAGCACACCGCCGTGCGCGTGATCAACACGGCGGAGGTGGCGGGCCGCCCGGTCTACCAGCTCGTGCTGGCGCCCAAGGAGGAGACCTCCCTGGTGCAGGAGATCCGGATCGCCCTCGACGGCGAGACCTACGTCCCGCTCCAGGTCCAGGTGTACGCCAAGGGGTCGGCCGAGCCGGCGTACCAGGTCGGGTTCACGCAGGTGACGTTCACGCCGCCGGCGGCGGAGAACTTCACCTTCACCCCGCCCGCGGGCGCCAAGGTGGAGGAGCGCACGCTCGGCACGGAAGGCGACGCCGGCGCTCACGCGGAGGAGCGGGCCGAGCACGCCAGGCAGGTCGCGGGCGACCTGAAGGTGGTCGGCGAGGGCTGGACGGCCGTCGCGGTCGCGCCGTTCTCGCTGTCCGACCTGACGGCGGCCCAGCAGTCCGGCACGCCGGAAGGCGGGCACGGGCAGCCCGGCGGGCAGGGCGGCGGGCAGGGCGGTGACGCGGCGGCGCTGGTCGACAGCGTGCTGAAGAGCGCCACCCCGGTGAGCGGCACGTGGGGCTCCGGCAGGCTGATCAGGACCAAGCTCGTCACGGCTCTGCTGACCGACGACGGCCGGCTCCTGGTCGGCGCGGTCACTCCGGAGGCGATCACCAAGGCGGCGGGCACCAAGTGACCACCGTCACGCAGGAAGCGGGGGCGCCCTTCGGGGCGGCCCCGCCCTCCGGGGACGCGGCGATCCTCACCCGGGGGCTGACCAAACGGTTCAAGGGCGGCCAGGTCGCCGTGGACGCGCTGGACCTGACCGTGCCGCGCGGCTCGGTGTTCGGCTTCCTCGGGCCCAACGGCTCGGGCAAGACGACCACGATCCGCATGCTGCTCGGCCTGGTGGCGCCCACGCAGGGCGAGTACTCCGTGCTCGGGCTGCCGCAGGCGCAGGCCCTGCCCAAGGTGGGGGCGCTGGTCGAGGGGCCGGCGTTCTACCCGTACCTGTCGGGCGCGGCCAACCTGATGCGCTTCGACGCGGCCGACCCGACCGCGCCCGGCGGCACCGCCAAGCGGCGGATCGCCGACGCGCTGGAGCGGGTGGGCCTGTCGGCCGCCGCGGGCAAGCGGTACCGCAACTATTCGCTGGGCATGCGTCAGCGCCTGGCCATCGCGGCCGCGCTGCTGGGGCCGCGCGAGCTGCTCGTGCTGGACGAGCCGACCAACGGGCTCGACCCGCAGGGCACCCGCGAGGTGCGCACGCTGGTCAAGGAGATCGCGGCGGAGGGCACCACGGTGTTCGTCTCCTCGCATCTGCTGGCCGAGGTCGAGCAGATGTGCACGCACGCCGCGATCATGCGGACCGGCAGGCTCGTCGCGCAGGGCACGATCGCCTCGCTCAGCGGCGGCCTGGTGACGCGCATCAGGGTGGAGACGCCCGACCCGGACGACGCCACGCGGGTGCTGGCCGGGCTGGGCCTGGCCGAGGTGCGTGCCGAGGGCCGCGAGGTCACCGCCGAACTGGGCGGGCACGCGCCGGAGCGGGTCAACGCCGCGCTGGTGGAGGCGGGCGTGGCCGTACGCGGGCTGGCCGTGGTGCGGCCGAGCCTGGAGGACGTGTTCGTGGGACTGACAGGGGAGGGCTTCGATGTCGACGGGTGAGCGCCCGGGGGCAGGCCCTGGGACGGGCACGGTGACGGGCACTGGGACGGCCACGGTGACGGCCGCGCCCGGGCCGCGGCGCACGCCGGGGCTCGTGCCGGTGACGGAGACCATGCGCACCGCCGAGCGCCGCGAGCCGGAGCCGGGGCCGGCGGGGCCGCCGGAGCCGGTGGCCGGGGCGACGTGGGCGTTCTGGCGGCTGCTCGGCTCCGAGCTGGGCCTGACCTTCCGCCGACCGCGCAACCTGGCCATGCTGGCCGTGCTGGGTGTCGTGCCGGTCGTCGTCGGGGTCGCGCTGCGCATGTTCGGCTCGGCGGACGACGACATGAGCGGGCTCGTCCAGGACGTGGCGGGCAACAGCGTCATGCTGACGTTCGTCTCGTTCTCGTTCCTGGTGCTGCTGCTGATGCCGGTGGCCGTGAGCGTGGTGGCGGGCGACTCGATCGCGGGGGAGGCCGGGGGCGGCACGCTGCGCTACCTGCTGGCCGCGCCGGCAGGCCGGACCAGGCTGCTGCTGGTCAAGTACCTCAACGCGGTCGTCTACGCGTACGCGGTGACCGCGGTGGTGGCGCTGTCGGCGCTGGTGACGGGGCTGGTGCTGTTCCCGGCGGGCGACGTGACGCTGCTGTCGGGCACCACGATCCCGCTGGCCGACGGGCTGCTGCGCATCGCCATCTCCGTCGGGTACGTCGGCGCGGGCATGGCGGCGCTGGCCGCGGTGGCGCTGACGCTGTCGGTGTTCACCGAGGTGTCGATCGGGGCCATCGCGGGGACTGTGGTGCTGGTCATCGTCTGCC
The nucleotide sequence above comes from Nonomuraea gerenzanensis. Encoded proteins:
- a CDS encoding neutral zinc metallopeptidase, translating into MPWPPPGYRQPQPQGGAYPPPPPPPPPPPPSAPPQGNPYQQQPTQPQGQPPYPPPPYGQQPYGGQQYGQQYAQQPYRQAPPPPPPPPMPPPMPPQQWHRPPPPRKSGMGALGVLGAVFGSLAALFVLIVIGAVMLSASSSSDTSTPVAVPTYEPSEEPSTDPSARPTEDEEPTPSRSQEPTPTEEPSTDVTPPAQVQVNTSLKNNSVYRAGVLPRLNCPAGNASIFNHSQLKALIVKTGKCMDRAWKPVLEKQGFDFSPPRYAIAAQGGRGACGDYPSPGSTVPYYCPRNNTIYASTSAMARGRGNAAGYGQIITWHGGIIGMMAHEYGHHVQNLTGLMNSWWSATLDSSSQSGKLALSRRLELQANCFGAMWMRSVAATYPVNTASRGRLFWFFSQVGDHPGYPRDHGKPVNSGRWFRQGWERNKAYQCNTWLAPSSTVS
- a CDS encoding LysR family transcriptional regulator, producing the protein MNLQQLRYVVATAEHRTMTDAARSLYIAQPALSRAIRDLERELGMTLFARSGRGVVVTAQGRRVVKLAREALDAVHEIEGLANQTTPTDAELRIASTPSLEPGLAGRLLPAYAAEHPGVRVHIVRCDGRDGVVSAIRDQRADLGLTDLPVPTDLITHPLERQEIVLISPPGLDLPNPVPMGKLHGMRLALPARGSMRRRELDAMFGKYAVTPVVVLETDERNGWLNAVRAGQASLLWYRGMAEQAGRAGLVVRSLEPAVRRVIAVVHARRRLPLIAQDFLATAEKGTAA
- a CDS encoding sensor histidine kinase, encoding MAESPLVWWRRQGLRFRLTAAAAAVLALALALSATVLVTVLERALMDTVDESTRAQAQAVRVAADAGTLTSPISTHDGTIVQVIDARGRITHVTYGADRLVPLLDARARSRVLRSGQATLLDGRPYAIPGFLRVVVLRADHGQTVVAARPISEIQTSLVTSGRVLLIGTPALVVLLAVASWLMIGRTLRPIAALRRGAADITHTARSRRLPVPQSRDEVHSLATTLNDMLARLEEAEQRQRALVSDAAHELRSPLASIRLQLEVALGHPDGQHWQETAEGVLEDTMRLSRLAEDLLALARLDERGGVPARREPVDLDEVVRQTVDRYAEARLTVCDPVVVRGDALDLSRVLTNLMDNAVRHTASKVEVALTADGVLTVTDDGPGIPEQDRERVFNRFTRLDSGRSRDEGGAGLGLAIVRETVRAHGGTVVLEDAEPGLRAVVRLPVAG
- a CDS encoding response regulator transcription factor, giving the protein MRVLVVEDERRMAAALQRGLQAEGFAVDLAHDGEEGLHAARQGDYDVVVLDIMLPRLSGYNVCKQLRAEENWVPILMLSAKDGEYDMADGLDLGADDYLTKPFSYVVLVARLRALMRRDAGRRPSVLLAGDLSLDPARRRVERGQSPIELTPREFALLEYLMRRRDEVVSKSEILEHVWDTFDTDPNVVEVYVGYLRRKIDAPFGRNALQTVRGAGYRLAGDGG
- a CDS encoding LolA family protein, which codes for MRRGTFVRWGVPIAAAAVIGAAIGAGPVIAAVSGDPVLPERSAEQLLADAVAATSKAGGVPPMSGTVQQTASLGLPALPQTGGAVSPLSLLSGSHEVKVWYGAADKVRVAMPTQLNETNLILNGGQAWYWDSATNTATKLTIKQGSGGPAQATPLPRETELTPQQLASRLLAGADEHTAVRVINTAEVAGRPVYQLVLAPKEETSLVQEIRIALDGETYVPLQVQVYAKGSAEPAYQVGFTQVTFTPPAAENFTFTPPAGAKVEERTLGTEGDAGAHAEERAEHARQVAGDLKVVGEGWTAVAVAPFSLSDLTAAQQSGTPEGGHGQPGGQGGGQGGDAAALVDSVLKSATPVSGTWGSGRLIRTKLVTALLTDDGRLLVGAVTPEAITKAAGTK
- a CDS encoding ABC transporter ATP-binding protein, whose product is MTTVTQEAGAPFGAAPPSGDAAILTRGLTKRFKGGQVAVDALDLTVPRGSVFGFLGPNGSGKTTTIRMLLGLVAPTQGEYSVLGLPQAQALPKVGALVEGPAFYPYLSGAANLMRFDAADPTAPGGTAKRRIADALERVGLSAAAGKRYRNYSLGMRQRLAIAAALLGPRELLVLDEPTNGLDPQGTREVRTLVKEIAAEGTTVFVSSHLLAEVEQMCTHAAIMRTGRLVAQGTIASLSGGLVTRIRVETPDPDDATRVLAGLGLAEVRAEGREVTAELGGHAPERVNAALVEAGVAVRGLAVVRPSLEDVFVGLTGEGFDVDG
- a CDS encoding ABC transporter permease; translated protein: MSTGERPGAGPGTGTVTGTGTATVTAAPGPRRTPGLVPVTETMRTAERREPEPGPAGPPEPVAGATWAFWRLLGSELGLTFRRPRNLAMLAVLGVVPVVVGVALRMFGSADDDMSGLVQDVAGNSVMLTFVSFSFLVLLLMPVAVSVVAGDSIAGEAGGGTLRYLLAAPAGRTRLLLVKYLNAVVYAYAVTAVVALSALVTGLVLFPAGDVTLLSGTTIPLADGLLRIAISVGYVGAGMAALAAVALTLSVFTEVSIGAIAGTVVLVIVCQVLRAIPELGSITPYLLPTRFTNFDAVLRSPIDVAALRDGLLTFGAYIVLFGSIAWARFSGKDITS